A window of the Eubalaena glacialis isolate mEubGla1 chromosome 9, mEubGla1.1.hap2.+ XY, whole genome shotgun sequence genome harbors these coding sequences:
- the LOC133097272 gene encoding olfactory receptor 1J2-like: MRPENQSSVSEFLLLGLPIRPEQQGVFFALFLGMYLTTVLGNLLIFLLIRLDSRLHTPMYFFLSHLAFSDISFSSVTVPKMLMNMQTQCQSITYTGCISQVYFFIFFGCLDSFLLAMMSYDRCVAVCHPLHYTTIMRDELCVILVAGCWIASCAQALLHTLLVDRLSFCAGTVIPHFFCDLAAVLKSSCSDTSLNELLILTEGGFIFTLPLGGILGSYISMAAIILKVPSFKRIFKALSTCGSHLFVVFLYYGTIAGVYYIPSSGNSKDKDIIASLMYMVVTPMLNPFIYSLRNKDMKCALQKIFRTKDTPLVSLIHSFLRTHMEL; the protein is encoded by the coding sequence ATGAGACCTGAGAACCAGAGCAGCGTGTCCGAGTTCCTCCTCCTGGGGCTCCCCATCCGGCCAGAGCAGCAGGGCGTGTTCTTTGCCCTGTTCCTGGGCATGTACCTGACCACGGTGCTGGGGAACCTGCTAATCTTCCTGCTCATCAGGCTGGACTCTCGCCTCCACACCCCCATGTACTTCTTCCTCAGCCACTTGGCCTTCTCTGACATCTCCTTTTCATCGGTCACTGTCCCAAAGATGTTGATGAACATGCAGACTCAATGCCAATCTATCACATATACAGGGTGCATTTCACAGGtgtatttctttatattctttggtTGCCTTGACAGCTTTCTTCTCGCAATGATGTCCTATGACAGGTGTGTGGCCGTGTGCCACCCTCTCCACTACACCACCATCATGAGGGATGAGCTTTGTGTCATCCTAGTGGCTGGGTGTTGGATCGCCTCTTGTGCCCAAGCTCTGTTGCACACCCTCCTCGTGGACCGGTTGTCCTTCTGTGCAGGGACTGTCATCCCCCACTTCTTTTGTGATCTTGCTGCCGTGCTCAAGTCCTCCTGCTCCGATACCTCCCTCAATGAGTTGCTCATCCTCACTGAAGGGGGATTTATCTTCACCCTGCCATTGGGTGGTATTTTGGGCTCCTATATCAGCATGGCAGCCATCATCCTGAAGGTCCCCTCCTTCAAGAGAATCTTCAAAGCCTTGTCTACATGTGGTTCTCACCTGTTTGTAGTGTTTTTATATTATGGGACAATTGCAGGCGTTTACTATATCCCCTCATCAGGCAACTCCAAAGACAAGGACATAATTGCTTCTTTGATGTACATGGTGGTCACCCCCATGCTGAACCCCTTCATCTACAGCCTGAGGAATAAGGATATGAAATGTGCTCTTCAGAAAATTTTCAGGACCAAGGACACCCCCTTGGTGTCATTAATTCATTCCTTCTTACGGACACACATGGAGCTGTGA